Within the Magnetospirillum sp. genome, the region GACCGCGAGTTTCGGTACCGGCACCAGCGTCTGTGCCGGCAATGTCGCACCGAACATCCGCACAACATTTTCGGTGAGGATGCCGAGCTTCGACATGTCGTGGTCGACGACGAACACCGTCAGCTTCACGACCTTGTCCGGGCGTGCACCGAGTGCTTCGAGGACTGCGCCAAGATTCGCATAGGCCTGCTCCACTTGGCCGGCGAAATCGGGCGCGAGAGTCCCGGTTCGGTCCTGTCCGCCTTGCCCCGAGATGAAGGCCAGCCGCCCGGCGGCGGGTACGACAACTGCCGTGCTGTAGCCATTTGGCGTCGGGTCGTGCAGGTGGGAGGGGTTGACGATCGTCGGCGCTGTACCGCTTGCGACTGTTCGTTCCTTGGAAATCATGGTCGTTCTCCTTGCTGAATTGACCAAGATCCGTCTAAAACAAAACGGTGCCAAAAACTGGCACCAAATAGGCTAGAGTTCGGGCATGAACGTCCGCCTCCGACACGACGCCATCGTGCGCCTGCTGCGACGCCGCGGAACGGCGACGATCGGCGATTTGGCCGCAGCGGTCGGAGCATCGCGGCGCACGCTCTTGCGCGACATCGCGGCATTGCGCGACCAGGGCTTCGTCATACATTCCGAATGCGGGCGCGGCGGCGGCCTGCAGCTCGACCCGCAATCGGTGCAGACGACGGCACGGCTGTCGGTGACGGAGGTGTTCGCGCTACTGATCAGCGTTGCCGCAATGCGGGCTGCACGCGCGTTGCCCTTCTCGGATCTTGCCGATATCGGGCTCGCAAAAATCGAAAAGGCTTTGCCACCCGACAAAGCGCGGGATCTGCGCCGCTTCCTCGATTGCCTGCATGTCGGGCGATTGTCGCCCAAGCAGGACATCTCGAACCTTGGCTCGATCGACCCAGAACTCTTGCCGGCGTTCGAAACGGCGTTCCTCCAGCGGCTGCGGCTGCGGTTCGGCTACCGCGATGCGAAGGGGGCGCAGACGCACCGAACAGTCGAACCGCAGGCCATGCTGATCCTGCCGCCAATCTGGTACCTCGTGGCGTGGGATCCCGCGCGCGCCGATTTCCGCCATTTCCGCATGGACCGAATCGATCGACCCGAAACGGTTGAAGGCATGCCGTTTCGACGACGGCACGTGCCGTTCGAAGACGACGTGTGCCCCTTCAGGGATTTGAACCGCTAACCGCCTTCGATTTCCGCGCGCAGCATCTCGAGCTCGAGCCATTCGTCTTCGGCGGCGACAAGGCCTGCCTGCACGGCCTCAAGCTCGGCCGAGATGCGCGCAAAGCCGGCCGCATCGCGCGCATAGAAGCCCGCGTCGGCAAGGGTCGCTTCGAGGGACGATATCTTGGCGCGCATCTCGTCCATGCGCCCCGGCAGGTTTTCAAGCGCGTGCTTCTGCTTGAAGCTGAGTTTACGCTTGGGCGGTGCTGCGGCGGATGAAGCGGCCGGTCCGGCGGCGCGCTTGGTTTGTTTGGCTTGAGAGCCTGCCAGCGCCTCGACGCCGCGCCCGCGCTGGGCCACCATGTCGGAATAGCCGCCCGCATATTCCTGCCACACGCCCTCGCCTTCGGCGACGAGCGTAGACGTCGCAACGCGGTCGAGGAAGTCGCGGTCGTGGCTGACCAGCAGCACGGTGCCCGCATAGTCGGCCAGAAGTTCCTGCAAAAGATCGAGCGTTTCGATATCGAGATCGTTAGTCGGCTCGTCGAGCACCAAAAGGTTCGAAGGCTTGGCGAAGGCGCGCGCCAGCATGGCACGTCCGCGTTCCCCGCCCGACAAAGCGGCCACGCGCGTGCGCGCTTGCTGCGGCAAAAACAGAAAGTCCTTGAGATAGGCGAGCACGTGGCGCGTACCGCCGCCGAGCGACACGGTTTCGCCGTGCCCGCCGGTGAGCGTATCGGCAAGCGTCGCGTCGGGATCGAGCGATTCGCGGCGCTGATCGAGCGTCACCATCGCAAGGCCCGTGCCGATGCGCGATTCGCCCGTGTCGGGTGCCAAAGCGCCGGTCAGCAGATTGAGCAACGTCGTCTTGCCTGCCCCATTCGGGCCGACGATGCCAACACGGTCGCCGCGCAGAATGCGCACCGAAAAATCGGCGACGACCTTGCGCTGCCCGTAGCTTTTGGAAATCCCATCGGCCGCAATCACGAGCGTGCCCGAGCCGTCGGCGGCGAAGCTCGACATTTTGAGCGTGCCGGGGGCGGCCACACGCGCGCGGCGCTGGGCGCGCAGCGCTTGCAATTCGCCCACACGGCGCACATTGCGCTTGCGCCGTGCGGTCACACCGTAGCGCAGCCAGTCTTCCTCGCGCGCGATCTGGCGCGACAGCTTGTGCGCTTCGAGCTCTTCTTGCGCCAGAATTTCGTCGCGCCACGCTTCGAAATGCGCGAAGCCCCGGCCCAAGCGCCGCGTGCGGCCGCGGTCGAGCCACACCATGTCGCGCGACAACGCTTCGAGAAAGCGCCGGTCGTGGCTGATCAGCACGAGCGCACCACGCGACGAAGCAAGCTCGCGCTCGAGCCAGGCGATGGCCGGCAGATCGAGATGGTTGGTCGGTTCGTCGAGCAGCAGAATATCGGGCGAAGGGGCGAGCAGGCGTGCCAAGGCCGCACGCCGCGCTTCCCCGCCCGACAGGCGTTGCGGGTCTTCCGCTCCGCTCAAGCCGAGAGATTCCAGCAGATAGCGGGCGCGATGGATGTCGCGATCGGCCCCGAGTTCGGCCGTTGCAAAGTCGAAAACCGTAGCATAACCACTCAGATCGGGCTCCTGAGCCAAATAGGCGCAAGTGGTGCCGGGCTGCAGAAAGCGCGAACCGCCGTCCGGCTCGAGCGAACCTGCCGCAATCTTGAGCAAAGTCGACTTGCCGGAGCCGTTGCGCCCGACCAAAGCAAGCCGTTCGCCTGCACCAACGGCGAGTTCGGCGCCGTCGAGCAGGGAAGGCCCGCCAAAAGAGAGGCGAATGTCCTGTAAATTGAGCAGCGGCGACGCCATCGCAATAAAGTCCGATTCCGACCGAATAAAACGCGGGGCCGAAGACTTATCCCAAGTGCTGGCTTGTTGCGAAGGTTTCCGGATGTTAATTTTTCCGAAATGTCTGCCCGTGCAGACTTGCGGGCTTACGAGTCTCCTCCCTCTTTGGCCCCTCTCATCGACCGGCCGCCGAGCAAAAGATGCAAGAGCTTATCCGCAAATACCATTCGGGCGCCTACGTGTTTCGCGAAAACGAGGACGGGGACTACGCCTTCATCGTGCGCACGGGCAAGATCCGCCTGTGCTGCCAGCGCGGCTACGACCTCAACACGCTCGAAGATCTGCACGAGGGCCGTCTGTTCGGCGAGCAGGCCTTCGTCGAGCGCACGCCGCGCCCGTCGGCGGCCGTGGCGATCGCCGAAAGCGAATGCTATGCGATCAATCGCCGCGAGTTTCTGACCAAGCTGCAGCAGCTCGACGGCGAGCGCATGCGCGCCCTGCGCAATCTTCTACTGTTCGTGGTGCGCGTGCCGATGTTCGACGCGCGCGGCGTGCGCGTGAAGCCAGAACTCGCGGCCGACATTCTGAAGCAAATCGCCGCTTTGTGCGTGTCGGACCTTGCTTTGTCGCTGACACGCACCAAAGAGCCGCTGATCAACCTTGTGGCCGAACAGCTGCGCTTCGAGGTCGAACGGCGCTTACCGCGCGAATTGCGCGCCGAACCGCCCCCACCACCCCCCTCGCCGCTGCGCGACAAGCTCGCTGCCAAAAACGCCGCACCGGCAACGCGGGTCGCACCAGCAGCTGCGCCAGCACCCGTGCCGCGCGCAACCGCTCCATCGGCTGCCCCGGCATCGACCGCCAAAGCGAAGAGTGCCTATCCCAGCTTCGACATGCGCAAGATTTAGGGTGCCCGCCAGCGCGCTTGGCGCGTGCCGCCCGTGTGCGTGAACAGAAGCCGACGATGGCCCTCAGCGCGCAGATAAAGCCATTCGATCGACACGACCTCGATCTCGACCACGACAAAACGCGCGAACGAATGTTCCGAATCGGCCGAGAAAGCCGCGTCGTCGGGTCCTTCCAGAAAAATGCCCGGCCCCGGTTCGATCGCATAGGTGCGGCGCGCACTCAAGCCTGCCGCCTGCCACGCGGCTTGCGCTATCGCGTCGGCACAATGCAGCACGGCACGGCCTTCGAGGCGCAGCTGCAGCTTGGCGTCGGCATCGTAGAAATGCAGCGCTGCGCGCCCGTCTGCGCCAAGCTCTGCGCATTTGGCCGAGCGCATGTCGCTGTGGAAGCGCGCGCGCGCGCAGGCCGCATCGGCGCCGCGCAGCACGACCGTGCGCGCACGCGGTGCGCCGTCGAGGCCGATGGTGGCAAGCGTGGGCGTGCGCCAGGCGTGGCGGCGGTCGCCGACGGCGGCGGCGAGCCTTGCCGCGATGTCAGAGAAAATTTCGTCGGGGTCTGCGGAGTTCACGCGCGGTTCCTCTGGCTTGAAACGCCCGCATGAGTATAACCATGCCACGCCACGCAAGACATCGGGAGATCGTGCAATGAAATGGGTCCGCGCCCGCCACGCCACACGCGAAATCTTCGGCACGCTAGAAGGCGACCGGCTGCTGGTGCATGCGGGCGACATGTTCGCCGGAGCCGCACCGACGGACGAAAGCCTCGCTTTGGCCGATCTCGTCTATCTGCCGCCGGTGCGGCCAGGCAAATTCATCGGTCTGTGGAACAATTTCCACGCGGCGGCCGCCAAAAACGGCTGGGCCATCCCGGCCGAGCCGCTTTATTTTCTCAAAGGGGCGAACGCGCTTGCGGCCCACCAGAGCGAGATCGCGATGCCCGGAGAAGATGTCGGGCGCATCTTCTACGAAGGCGAACTCGGCATCGTGATCGGCAAGACCGCGAAAGCGGCGACACCCGAACAGGCGGCAGCTTCGATCTTCGGCTACACATGCGTGAACGACGTGACGGCGTTCGAACTGCTCGCGCGCGATGCAAGCTTCGCGCAATGGACGCGCGCCAAGAGCTTCGACGGGTTCGGTCCGCTGGGCCCGGTCATGGCAACCGGCCTCGATCCGCAGTCGCTCGTCGTGCGCACGCGCGTCAATGGGCGCGAGCGCCAGAACTATCCGGTCGCCGACATGATCTTCAGCCCCGTCTCCTTGGTCGAACGGCTCAGCCGCGACATGACGCTCGAACCCGGCGACGTAATTGCCTGCGGCACGTCGCTCGGCGCCCTGCCGGTCAAGGCTGGCACGCTGGTCGAAATCGAGATCGACGGGGTCGGCGTGCTCGCCAACCGCTTCGTGTGAGAGGGGCTCAAGGGCGGTAGTGGATCGCGATCATTAGATGCGTGACGCGCGCGCCCTCGCCCAGCGGCAGCAGCAGGCGCGACCAGCCGAAATCCGTGCCGCGATGGCGCGCGATCTCGGTGTACAGATAGACGGGAGCTGCCGCCGCGATCGTTCTGTGATAGCCCGCCGCCGCTTTCGTGCCGACTTCGGGAACTTGGCTCACAATGTCCGACAAGCGTCGGCCGGTATAATCGTGACCGAGCCACGCCGCCACGGCAGAGCCGAAAATGCGGAACTGGAAATCGTCGTCGACCAGTTCGAGCAGATGCAGATAGCCGAGCCACGGCACGATGTCATCGAAGCTGAAATGGGCGCGCGGCGGCAGCGGATTGGAACCGCGCTTTTCGTTCCAGATTTCGGCCAGGCGCAGCAGCGACGGCGGCGCCTCGGTCAAGGGCAGCTCGATTTCGCCCCCTTCAAAGGCAAAACGCAGCTTGTCAGGAGAATTCATCTCACTCAGATGCCACAAAATGGTTAGACGTAGGTTAACGCGTCAGCGGATGAACTGATCGACATAGTCCGCCCCCAAGCCGATCGCGGCGTAGTGCGCGCGGCATTTTTCGATGCGCGTGAACACGTCGTCGTAGCCGGTGTTTTTGCCGTCGGGATCGACATAGATCATCGCCCCGTTGACCTGGAAAAATGTGATCATTTCGGGCACGTGCGCATCGACGACGAGCGTGTGCGTCTCGCCCGGCGCTTCGTACACGTAGCCGCCTTCGCGCGCGATCCAATCGTGTTCGAGATAGCGCCATTCGCCCTTCAGCACGAAGCCGTGCACGGGCTGAGGATGGCGATGGCGCGACAGCACGCCCGATTTGCGCACGCGTAAGAGATTGGTCCAGTAGCCGGCCGAAGCCGACAGCAGCAGCGGCCGGAAATCGACATTCGGCTCGAGCGGCACCCAGACGCGTTCGTCGGTCGGGATCGCGGGCGCGATCACGAGCTCGGGCGGCGAGTCCTTGGGCTGCTTATGGCGGTAGGGCTCCCACTTTTTGGCGATCGCGGCATCGTCCATGGTCTTCGCTCCTCTCGGGTCAGACGGCAGCATAGCCGCCATCGACCGGCAACACGGCGCCGGTCACGAACCCGGCCTCCTTCGACAGCAGAAAGGCAACCGGCCCGCCGAGTTCGGCCGGCTGGCCCCAGCGCCCCATCGGCGTGCGCGCCAGGATGGGGGCGGCGCGCGCGGGATCGCCGACGAGCGGGGCCGTGAGCTTCGTGTCGATCCAGCCGGGTGCGATCGCGTTCACGCGAATGCCATCGGCCGCCCACGCGGCGGCTAAGCTCTTCGTCAATTGCACGATGCCGCCTTTGGAGGCCGAATAGCCGGGCACATAAGGCGAGCCGAAATAGCTCAGCATCGAGGCCGTGTTGACGATCGCACCCTGTCCGCGCGCCAAAGCTGCGCGTGCCGCCACGCAACAGCGCATCGTGCCCACAAGATTGACCTCGAGCGTGCGGCGAAACCCATCGACATCGAACTCCACGCCGCCGCGCTGGATGGTACCCGCACAATTGACGAGGCCCGCGAGCGCTTCGAAGCGGCCCATCAAGGCAGCGACGGCCGCATCGTCGGTCACGTCGAGCAGAAGGGCGTCGATGCCGGTTTGCGGCTCGAACGCCGCAATCTCGGCCGCCGACACCCCGGTCGCCGTCACGCTGTAGCCGCGCATCGCAAGATGGCGCGCAATCCCGGCACCGATGCCGCTTGTTCCGCCGGTTACGACGATATGCCCAGCACTGATGGAGGCGGCGCTCATGCGGCCACCCCCGCGCGCGCGGCAGCGACTTCGGCCGCATTCGGAATTGGGGCGACGGCCCCGTAGCCTTGCGTCGATAGGGCTGCTGCAACGGCGGCATAGCGTGCCGCCTCGACTGGGTCGGCACCACGCGCAAGGCACGCCACGAAAGCGCCGCCAAACGTGTCGCCAGCCCCTGTCGCGTCCACGGGCTTGCACGGGTGCGGGGCAATGCGCACGCGCTTTTCGGGCAAGGCCAGCAGCGTGCCTTCGGCACCGAGCTTGAGGGCGACGATGCCGGGCCCCTTGGCGAGCAGAAGGTCGGCAAGGCGGTCGGGGTCGCGCTCGTCGTAGATCGCGGCCACGTCGTCGTAGCTCGGCAGGCAGATGTCGCATTGGAAGACGGCCGCATCGATGGCGATGCGCGCTTGCGCAAGCGGCCACAATTTCAGACGCAGATTCGTATCGAACGAAACCTTGACGCCGGCGCTACGTGCCGCCGCGATCGCGGCAAAGCAGGCATCGTGGGCACTCTTTGAGATCGCCAGAGAAATGCCGGAGAGGTGGAGAATTTTGGCTTCGGCGATCGCCTCAAGTGGCAGATCTGCAGGCGCATAGCGGCTCGCGGCCGAGCCTTTGCGGAAAAACGAAAAATGATGGCCGCCTGCATCGTGCGTGACGAAATAGACGGCCGTGAACGCGTCCGCACGTTTGCGCACATGCGCGTCGTCCACGCCCTCTTCGCGCCACAGATCGCGCAGCATGCCGCCATAGATGTCGTCGCCCAGCGCCGAGACGTAGCCGACCGACGCTCCTTGGCGGGCGGCTGCGATCGCGAAGTTCGACGAGTCGCCGCCGAAACCTTGCAGATAGGTGCGGCTGCCGGGTCCGCCGGTCTGATTGAACTCGACCATCGGCTCGCCCATGGCAAGAATTTCGCGCGTCATCTCCCTCCCCTTCGTCTTCTTTGGTGCGGCAGCTAGTGTCGCAAGGCCAAGCACCGAGCGCAAGATCGCGGCAAGAAGCGGGTGGGTCGGCGCGAACGCTCGCGCCATGTTCTTGCCACAACCGCAGACGGAGAGGCACGATGCCCCAAACGATACGCTACGCAACGGCGGCGGCCGACATCGGCTGCGTGCTGATTGCGGCAACCGACAAAGGCCTGTGCTGGATTGCCATTGGCGACAGCGACGACGAATTGCTGGCCGCCTTGTGCGCGCAATACCCGGCCGCCGAACTGCGCACCGCCGATGCGGAGTTCGCGCGCTGGTTCGGGTCCGCCCTTGCCGCACTCGAACAGCCGCATGTGGCGTGCAACGCACCGCTGGCGCTTGAAGGTTCGGCCTTCCAGCAACAGGTGTGGCAGGCCTTGCGCAACATTCCCGCGGGGCAAACCACAAGCTACAGCCGACTTGCCGCCAAGCTCGGCGAGCCACAGGCGACACGCGCGGTCGCCCGTGCTTGTGCCGCCAACCGTTTGGCGGTGCTCGTCCCCTGCCATCGCGTGGTGGCCGCCGACGGTTCGCTTGCAGGCTATCGCTGGGGGCTTGCCCGCAAAAAGACGTTGCTCGCCCGCGAGCGCGCGGCATGAGGCTCGATACGCTCGACTGGGCGGCCCTTGGCGCCGAACTCGACGCCAAGGGCTTTGCCGCCACACGGCCGATTCTGTCGGCGGCCCAATGCAAGGCGGCCGCCGCAAGCTACGACGACGACGCCTTGTTCCGCTCCACCATCGTCATGGCGCGGCACGGGTTCGGGCGCGGCGAATATCGCTATTTCGCCTATCCGCTGCCCGAACCCGTCGCTGGGCTGCGCGAGGCGCTCTATGCGCGACTCGCCCCCATCGCCAATGCGTGGCACGAAAAGCTCGGCAAGCCTGAGCGCCTCCCGGCAACGCATGCAGCGTTTCTGGCGACCTGTGCAGCTGCGGGCCAGACGCGGCCCACGCCCTTGCTGCTGCGCTATGGTACCGGCGACTATAATTGCATGCATCAGGACCTCTACGGGGTCGTGCATT harbors:
- a CDS encoding RidA family protein, with protein sequence MISKERTVASGTAPTIVNPSHLHDPTPNGYSTAVVVPAAGRLAFISGQGGQDRTGTLAPDFAGQVEQAYANLGAVLEALGARPDKVVKLTVFVVDHDMSKLGILTENVVRMFGATLPAQTLVPVPKLAVDAMRFEVEAIVLLD
- a CDS encoding WYL domain-containing protein, producing MNVRLRHDAIVRLLRRRGTATIGDLAAAVGASRRTLLRDIAALRDQGFVIHSECGRGGGLQLDPQSVQTTARLSVTEVFALLISVAAMRAARALPFSDLADIGLAKIEKALPPDKARDLRRFLDCLHVGRLSPKQDISNLGSIDPELLPAFETAFLQRLRLRFGYRDAKGAQTHRTVEPQAMLILPPIWYLVAWDPARADFRHFRMDRIDRPETVEGMPFRRRHVPFEDDVCPFRDLNR
- a CDS encoding ATP-binding cassette domain-containing protein, which gives rise to MASPLLNLQDIRLSFGGPSLLDGAELAVGAGERLALVGRNGSGKSTLLKIAAGSLEPDGGSRFLQPGTTCAYLAQEPDLSGYATVFDFATAELGADRDIHRARYLLESLGLSGAEDPQRLSGGEARRAALARLLAPSPDILLLDEPTNHLDLPAIAWLERELASSRGALVLISHDRRFLEALSRDMVWLDRGRTRRLGRGFAHFEAWRDEILAQEELEAHKLSRQIAREEDWLRYGVTARRKRNVRRVGELQALRAQRRARVAAPGTLKMSSFAADGSGTLVIAADGISKSYGQRKVVADFSVRILRGDRVGIVGPNGAGKTTLLNLLTGALAPDTGESRIGTGLAMVTLDQRRESLDPDATLADTLTGGHGETVSLGGGTRHVLAYLKDFLFLPQQARTRVAALSGGERGRAMLARAFAKPSNLLVLDEPTNDLDIETLDLLQELLADYAGTVLLVSHDRDFLDRVATSTLVAEGEGVWQEYAGGYSDMVAQRGRGVEALAGSQAKQTKRAAGPAASSAAAPPKRKLSFKQKHALENLPGRMDEMRAKISSLEATLADAGFYARDAAGFARISAELEAVQAGLVAAEDEWLELEMLRAEIEGG
- a CDS encoding cyclic nucleotide-binding domain-containing protein, yielding MQELIRKYHSGAYVFRENEDGDYAFIVRTGKIRLCCQRGYDLNTLEDLHEGRLFGEQAFVERTPRPSAAVAIAESECYAINRREFLTKLQQLDGERMRALRNLLLFVVRVPMFDARGVRVKPELAADILKQIAALCVSDLALSLTRTKEPLINLVAEQLRFEVERRLPRELRAEPPPPPPSPLRDKLAAKNAAPATRVAPAAAPAPVPRATAPSAAPASTAKAKSAYPSFDMRKI
- a CDS encoding pyridoxamine 5'-phosphate oxidase family protein, translated to MNSADPDEIFSDIAARLAAAVGDRRHAWRTPTLATIGLDGAPRARTVVLRGADAACARARFHSDMRSAKCAELGADGRAALHFYDADAKLQLRLEGRAVLHCADAIAQAAWQAAGLSARRTYAIEPGPGIFLEGPDDAAFSADSEHSFARFVVVEIEVVSIEWLYLRAEGHRRLLFTHTGGTRQARWRAP
- a CDS encoding fumarylacetoacetate hydrolase family protein, which produces MKWVRARHATREIFGTLEGDRLLVHAGDMFAGAAPTDESLALADLVYLPPVRPGKFIGLWNNFHAAAAKNGWAIPAEPLYFLKGANALAAHQSEIAMPGEDVGRIFYEGELGIVIGKTAKAATPEQAAASIFGYTCVNDVTAFELLARDASFAQWTRAKSFDGFGPLGPVMATGLDPQSLVVRTRVNGRERQNYPVADMIFSPVSLVERLSRDMTLEPGDVIACGTSLGALPVKAGTLVEIEIDGVGVLANRFV
- a CDS encoding PAS domain-containing protein; protein product: MNSPDKLRFAFEGGEIELPLTEAPPSLLRLAEIWNEKRGSNPLPPRAHFSFDDIVPWLGYLHLLELVDDDFQFRIFGSAVAAWLGHDYTGRRLSDIVSQVPEVGTKAAAGYHRTIAAAAPVYLYTEIARHRGTDFGWSRLLLPLGEGARVTHLMIAIHYRP
- a CDS encoding 2,4'-dihydroxyacetophenone dioxygenase family protein → MDDAAIAKKWEPYRHKQPKDSPPELVIAPAIPTDERVWVPLEPNVDFRPLLLSASAGYWTNLLRVRKSGVLSRHRHPQPVHGFVLKGEWRYLEHDWIAREGGYVYEAPGETHTLVVDAHVPEMITFFQVNGAMIYVDPDGKNTGYDDVFTRIEKCRAHYAAIGLGADYVDQFIR
- a CDS encoding SDR family oxidoreductase → MSAASISAGHIVVTGGTSGIGAGIARHLAMRGYSVTATGVSAAEIAAFEPQTGIDALLLDVTDDAAVAALMGRFEALAGLVNCAGTIQRGGVEFDVDGFRRTLEVNLVGTMRCCVAARAALARGQGAIVNTASMLSYFGSPYVPGYSASKGGIVQLTKSLAAAWAADGIRVNAIAPGWIDTKLTAPLVGDPARAAPILARTPMGRWGQPAELGGPVAFLLSKEAGFVTGAVLPVDGGYAAV
- a CDS encoding sugar kinase, which encodes MTREILAMGEPMVEFNQTGGPGSRTYLQGFGGDSSNFAIAAARQGASVGYVSALGDDIYGGMLRDLWREEGVDDAHVRKRADAFTAVYFVTHDAGGHHFSFFRKGSAASRYAPADLPLEAIAEAKILHLSGISLAISKSAHDACFAAIAAARSAGVKVSFDTNLRLKLWPLAQARIAIDAAVFQCDICLPSYDDVAAIYDERDPDRLADLLLAKGPGIVALKLGAEGTLLALPEKRVRIAPHPCKPVDATGAGDTFGGAFVACLARGADPVEAARYAAVAAALSTQGYGAVAPIPNAAEVAAARAGVAA
- a CDS encoding methylated-DNA--[protein]-cysteine S-methyltransferase, translated to MPQTIRYATAAADIGCVLIAATDKGLCWIAIGDSDDELLAALCAQYPAAELRTADAEFARWFGSALAALEQPHVACNAPLALEGSAFQQQVWQALRNIPAGQTTSYSRLAAKLGEPQATRAVARACAANRLAVLVPCHRVVAADGSLAGYRWGLARKKTLLARERAA
- a CDS encoding 2OG-Fe(II) oxygenase; translated protein: MRLDTLDWAALGAELDAKGFAATRPILSAAQCKAAAASYDDDALFRSTIVMARHGFGRGEYRYFAYPLPEPVAGLREALYARLAPIANAWHEKLGKPERLPATHAAFLATCAAAGQTRPTPLLLRYGTGDYNCMHQDLYGVVHFPIQAAFLLSRPEADFSGGAFVLVEQRPRQQSRAHVVPLAQGACVLFAVNERPATGTRGIHRVKLRHGVAEISSGQRHTLGVILHDAA